The following DNA comes from Streptococcus canis.
CTGCAGCAGGTGGTGTGACGACAGTTGTCATGATGGCCAATACCAATCCTGTTATCTCAGATGTCAAAACCCTACAAGAAGTGCTAGCTAGCGCCGCTAAAGAAAAGATTCATATTTACACCAATGCCAGTGTGACCAAAAACTTTAATGGACAAGATGTGACTGATTTTAAAGCCTTGTTGGAGGCTGGAGCAGTCAGCTTTTCGGACGATGGCATTCCCTTAGAAAATTCCAAAGTTTTAAAAGAAGCCTTTGACCTCGCCAATGCTAATAATACCTTTATTTCCTTACACGAAGAAGATCCTCAGTTAAATGGTATTCTTGGCTTTAACGAAGGTATTGCTCGGGAGCAGTTTCACTTTTGCGGAGCAACTGGTGTGGCGGAATACAGTATGATTGCTAGAGATGTGATGATTGCTTATGATAGACAGGCTCATGTTCACATTCAACATTTATCCAAGGCAGAATCGGTTCAAGTAGTCGCCTTTGCTAAACAGCTGGGTGCTAAGGTGACTGCCGAAGTAGCCCCACAACATTTTTCAAAAACTGAAGATCTCTTGCTTTTGGCAGGGACTAATGCTAAGATGAATCCTCCCTTACGTACAGAAAGAGACCGTTTAGCCGTTATTGAAGGTTTGAAATCTGGTGTTATTACAATTATTGCTACTGATCATGCTCCTCATCACAAGGATGAAAAAGCCGTTGAGGATATGACTAAAGCACCATCTGGAATGACAGGTCTTGAAACTTCTTTGTCCTTAGGTTTGACATATTTGGTTGAACCAGGTCATCTTAGCCTTATGTCCCTATTAGAAAAAATGACCATTAATCCTGCTTCCCTCTATGATTTTGATGCTGGTTATTTAGCAGAAAATGGACCAGCAGATCTAGTGATTTTCTCAGACAAGGAAGACCGTATCATTACAGATCAATTCGCTTCCAAAGCTACCAATTCGCCATTTGTTGGGGAAAAACTCAAAGGTATTGTGAAATACACTATTGCAGATGGAGAGGTTGTTTACCCCAATTAACAAATGAGTTAAAAAAGCTTGACTTTCAGAGGAAGTCAGGCTTTTAGTAAGTTTATTTTTGAGGTGTTTGTTTGCTTAAATTTAGCCCCCAAGGCACTAAATTTTCAGAATGGTGTTTCATACGCTTAATATTATCCTGATGTCTTGTGATGATAATAGCGGCTAATAACATGACAATGAAGGTTAAAAACCAGTCATAGCGAGGTAAAAGAAAGTGGATCGCAGGGAAGATTAAAACAATTAGAACAGCCACAATGGCAGAAACCACACTAGCTAGAGAAATCATACTGAACAAATAAAGAGTCAGTAAAAAAACAAGGGCCAGAGAGAGAAGATACCAAGGGGCAAAGCCAAGTAAAACACCAGCACTAGTTGCCACTGCCTTACCACCCTTAAACTGAGCAAAAATAGGAAAGGTGTGCCCCAAAACTGCAAAAAATCCAATGACAATGGGTGATACTGTGGTTAAACCAAAAACAACTGGTAAAATAGTGGCCAGTG
Coding sequences within:
- a CDS encoding dihydroorotase; translation: MLLIKNGRLMDPKSQRDQVVDVLIDGKQIVKIAPVIDCQEAQVIDATGLIVAPGLVDIHVHFREPGQTHKEDIHTGALAAAAGGVTTVVMMANTNPVISDVKTLQEVLASAAKEKIHIYTNASVTKNFNGQDVTDFKALLEAGAVSFSDDGIPLENSKVLKEAFDLANANNTFISLHEEDPQLNGILGFNEGIAREQFHFCGATGVAEYSMIARDVMIAYDRQAHVHIQHLSKAESVQVVAFAKQLGAKVTAEVAPQHFSKTEDLLLLAGTNAKMNPPLRTERDRLAVIEGLKSGVITIIATDHAPHHKDEKAVEDMTKAPSGMTGLETSLSLGLTYLVEPGHLSLMSLLEKMTINPASLYDFDAGYLAENGPADLVIFSDKEDRIITDQFASKATNSPFVGEKLKGIVKYTIADGEVVYPN
- the plsY gene encoding glycerol-3-phosphate 1-O-acyltransferase PlsY, with product MKLIFFILIAYLLGSIPTGLWIGQHFYHVNLREHGSGNTGTTNTFRILGIKAGMTTLVIDILKGTLATILPVVFGLTTVSPIVIGFFAVLGHTFPIFAQFKGGKAVATSAGVLLGFAPWYLLSLALVFLLTLYLFSMISLASVVSAIVAVLIVLIFPAIHFLLPRYDWFLTFIVMLLAAIIITRHQDNIKRMKHHSENLVPWGLNLSKQTPQK